In the Paenibacillus pabuli genome, one interval contains:
- a CDS encoding YidH family protein, translated as MNGGIPIADSELDTPTIDSQYVQQHMANERTFLAWVRTGIAMVGVGFLAAGLGFNTSSYDQIAHIAAIITGVTSLVSGIAIILCSAASYHRKRKQINQQTFQASTRLIRFLTLTLLVIGLALAILLYVLLFPAP; from the coding sequence ATGAACGGAGGGATTCCTATCGCTGATTCCGAACTAGATACCCCCACGATTGACTCTCAATACGTACAACAGCATATGGCCAATGAACGGACGTTTCTGGCCTGGGTTCGTACAGGAATAGCCATGGTCGGCGTCGGATTCCTGGCTGCCGGATTGGGGTTTAATACTTCCTCTTATGACCAGATTGCACACATTGCAGCCATTATAACCGGAGTAACCTCCCTGGTCAGCGGCATTGCCATTATTCTGTGTTCTGCTGCTTCGTATCACCGCAAACGCAAACAAATTAATCAGCAAACCTTTCAAGCCTCAACCCGATTGATTCGCTTCCTGACACTTACTCTGTTGGTCATTGGCCTGGCGCTTGCTAT